One Aquipuribacter sp. SD81 genomic window, GCCGCCGCCGCGACGTCGGCCGGGCCCGCCACCGAGAAGGCGACCCCGAGCTCCCGGGCGACGGCCCGGACCTCGGCCGCGTCGCCGCTCACCACGAAGCCGCCGTCCTCGAGCCGGCCCAGCGCGAGCCCGGCGGTGGCGAGGCGGTTGACGGCCTGCACGCCCTCGAGCGAGTCGACCTCGAAGCGGTAGCCGGCGCGCCGGCCCTCCGGGAAGGAGCCGGTCGGCACGGTGGAGGAGACGTCGACGAGCTGGTTGACCGGCATCCGCCCGGTCTCCTCCACGACCTCGACGCTCGCGCCCCACAGGTCCCCGAGGCTCCAGCCGGAGATGTCGTACATGGTGGGGAACTCGTCGCTCACGTCGCGGCCGGGCTCGAGGATGGTGCTCGCGAGCCCGCGCTTGGCCTGGTGCATGTCGACGACGTAGGAGCCCGCCTCGAACCGCTCGCCGCCGATGCGGACCGGCGTCTTCGCGACCGTCACCGCCACGTCGTTGTCCACGAGGAACTGCACGAGCCGGGCCGCGGCGGTGTCGCTGCGCTGGGCGTCGCCGGCGGGGACGACGTAGGCGCGCGGGAACTCCTTGGTGAAGGTCTCGTCGTTCGTGCCGGCCGCGAGCGACAGGGCGAGCTCGTCGTCGACGGGGCGCGTGCCCTCGCCCGCCGCGCCGCGACGGAACAGCTCGAGCTGGTCCGCCAGCAGGGTGTCGCCGTTCTCGGCCACCCAGCCGAGGTTGCCCTCCATGGCGCTGAGCGCGACGCGGGTGTTGACGGCGGTCCGGCGGTGACGCTCCTCGACGCTCAGCTGGCTGCTGCGCGGGTTGAGCGGGAACTCGATCGTGTGCCCGATCGCGCCGTGGTACATCGCGTACATCGGCGTGAAGATCGGCGGCCAGTCGTCCCAGCCGGTCGTGCGGTTGCGCCACGGGATGTCGAGCTGGGTGGCCTCGACGCTGCCCTGCCAGTTCGGCAGGTCGGGGCCGACCTCGGCGAGGATCTCCGCCTCCATCGCGAGCGCGTTGCGGATGGCGTTGCGGATGTAGAGGTCGTACTCGTAGTTCTCGCCGTGCGGCCCGGTCGTCGGCTCGATGAGGGTGCCGCCGACGTAGCCGTGCAGGTCGATGAACGTGAGCGGGTTGTACCGGATGATCTGGTCGCGGACCGTCCGGACCTCCGGCTGCGACTGCGTGATGTGGTCGCGGTTCATGTCGAAGCCGTTGCCGTTGGCGCGGGTCGCGTTCACGCGGCCGTCGGGGTTGTTGCTCATGACGACGGCGACCACGTGGTCCTCGAGCAGCTGCTCGACCTCGGGGTCGGTCGAGGTGGCCAGCTCGTCGAGCAGGCGGAAGGCGGCGTCCGTGCCCTCCCACTCGTTGCCGTGGATGTTGTTGTTGATGAAGACCGGCTTCTTCCAGCCGTCGTAGCCGCCGGCCTCGAACAGCGCGAGCGCGGC contains:
- a CDS encoding M14 family zinc carboxypeptidase; this translates as MPSPRWVPGALATSVACALALSLVPSASAAPTDPDGDVLTRVAEERSQGRAFGTASLSRVVQRGEADLPAQPRNDVIEDVPVNPADASIPLNLIPYHEFAPRLRALQASDRISVEVIGQSTQGRDMHLVVATSPMSDGEWDDWQELSDLRTEDPAAALALFEAGGYDGWKKPVFINNNIHGNEWEGTDAAFRLLDELATSTDPEVEQLLEDHVVAVVMSNNPDGRVNATRANGNGFDMNRDHITQSQPEVRTVRDQIIRYNPLTFIDLHGYVGGTLIEPTTGPHGENYEYDLYIRNAIRNALAMEAEILAEVGPDLPNWQGSVEATQLDIPWRNRTTGWDDWPPIFTPMYAMYHGAIGHTIEFPLNPRSSQLSVEERHRRTAVNTRVALSAMEGNLGWVAENGDTLLADQLELFRRGAAGEGTRPVDDELALSLAAGTNDETFTKEFPRAYVVPAGDAQRSDTAAARLVQFLVDNDVAVTVAKTPVRIGGERFEAGSYVVDMHQAKRGLASTILEPGRDVSDEFPTMYDISGWSLGDLWGASVEVVEETGRMPVNQLVDVSSTVPTGSFPEGRRAGYRFEVDSLEGVQAVNRLATAGLALGRLEDGGFVVSGDAAEVRAVARELGVAFSVAGPADVAAAAPFSGTRLGVSGLNDELFALRAMGFDVTPVSHTGFNDGSYAFDDFDALYVSSTAFNPQSLDATAQAAFSAWLAEGHNVVGRGAGGALFSTRADLLAATVASTTNSATPAAGQVRSDANGTVRVVNDPASPVTGDAGEVSFVSPPRPFTSVPAGARVDQRLGDGSFVIAGHWIGSAAWAGAPVVVSGSARGADVTLFGTEPLYRAHPQGLFTQVAEGLWW